One segment of Candidatus Hydrogenedentota bacterium DNA contains the following:
- a CDS encoding response regulator has protein sequence MQELKDAANDTVVRGRILIVDDENGPRQALRMLLKEDHDVYLAVDVPSAQAVLAEQPIDLVITDLRMPRQSGTELLRWVKANLEDVEVIILTGFGELDSAMTAVECGALAYVVKPFDTQVMLRHVEEGLAKRIEERERRRLEELALEANRFETLGRFVTGMLHDLGTPLAVITGQLEIVLQKAESDVPRDRLSVIHGQIGLCTDIVRSAMNFLRHETQRFSILNINDVADACLNVSQPVTQKLNIKVTRELAQNIPICEGDFVLLRQAVLNLINNACQAMDGTEGPRELHVRTWREPDDICISISDTGPGVPPELRTKIFDTFFSTKGDRGTGLGLAAVKNIMRRHNGDVIVRENERGGADFVLRFPIKR, from the coding sequence ATGCAGGAACTAAAGGACGCCGCGAACGACACTGTGGTCCGCGGAAGGATTCTCATCGTCGACGATGAGAACGGTCCGCGCCAGGCGCTGCGGATGCTGCTGAAAGAAGACCACGACGTCTACCTCGCCGTAGACGTCCCAAGCGCACAAGCCGTCCTTGCCGAACAACCCATCGATCTTGTTATTACCGACCTGCGCATGCCGCGCCAATCCGGCACGGAACTGCTGCGCTGGGTCAAAGCCAATTTGGAAGACGTCGAGGTCATCATTCTCACCGGGTTCGGAGAACTCGATTCGGCCATGACCGCGGTCGAGTGTGGCGCGCTCGCCTACGTCGTGAAACCGTTCGACACCCAGGTGATGCTGCGCCACGTCGAGGAAGGCCTCGCCAAGCGGATCGAGGAGCGTGAACGGCGGCGGCTCGAGGAACTCGCGCTCGAAGCGAACCGCTTCGAGACGCTGGGCCGGTTCGTGACCGGCATGCTGCACGACCTCGGCACGCCGCTCGCCGTGATCACCGGCCAACTCGAAATCGTGTTACAGAAAGCGGAATCCGATGTGCCGCGCGACCGCCTGAGCGTGATCCACGGACAGATCGGGCTATGCACCGACATCGTTCGTTCCGCGATGAATTTCCTGCGCCACGAGACGCAGCGTTTCTCGATCCTCAACATCAACGACGTGGCGGACGCCTGCCTCAACGTCAGCCAACCCGTCACGCAGAAGCTGAACATCAAAGTCACCCGCGAACTCGCCCAGAACATTCCGATCTGCGAAGGCGACTTCGTCCTGCTGCGCCAGGCCGTGCTGAACCTGATCAACAACGCGTGCCAGGCGATGGACGGGACCGAAGGGCCGCGCGAACTCCACGTGCGCACCTGGCGCGAACCCGACGATATCTGCATTTCGATCAGCGACACCGGCCCGGGCGTTCCCCCCGAATTGCGCACGAAAATCTTCGACACCTTCTTCTCGACAAAGGGCGACCGCGGAACCGGCCTCGGCCTCGCCGCGGTGAAGAACATCATGCGCCGTCACAACGGCGACGTAATCGTCCGCGAAAACGAACGCGGCGGCGCGGACTTCGTACTTCGGTTCCCGATCAAACGGTAG
- a CDS encoding circularly permuted type 2 ATP-grasp protein encodes MATRETNADMDSLVRMYRPAANAFDEMATREGLLRPHWQPYASLIDRIGAAEFQRRHEQAMSLIEEDGVSYNVYGDARVSHRPWTVDLVPQILSEQEFAVLERGMAQRAALLDHIARDIYGPQRLVREGLLPAEFVYANPAFLVPCHGLAPPLAAWLHFFAADLARRADGTWMVVADRTQAPSGAGYALENRLVTTRIFSTITQDCNAQRLAGFFERFRTTLRELAPSNRENPTIVLMSPGPTHETYFEHSYLARYLNFTLVEDDDLTVRDNCVYLKTLEGLLRVDVILRRVDDQLCDPLEFGTDSATGLVGLVQAAHAGNVAIANALGCGALEAPALRALLPALCKSVLGEDLRLPSVTTWWCAHPDHLQYTIDHFDQLLVAPAFSGRGWNPTLVENLSSRERAALLESIHARPFDFVAQERVTPSSVPVWNGNGLTPRYMMLRSYAVTAGDDAYAVMPGGLTRFSETPDSLVMSMQRGGGSKDTWALTSGPVDSHSLLPPAGQRIDIKRTVSNLPSRAADNLFWLGRYLERLEGTSRTIRCVLSRLTDESGGSSGRELPAVVRSLSLVLPNPPGENWYEMEFNPRAVARRVVAALFDRTWINSVSSVFATLNNVAWVVRDRLSLDTWRILGRLMEEFPDTGFREPRAGEALALLNQVITDLAAFSGLATENMTRGQGWRFLDIGRRVERTLNTVELLRSCLVIPIDPESAVLQAALEISDSAMTYRSRYGGNLQTPAVLDLLVTDDSNPRAVAFQTERLARHIDALPRERAYPFASREQQFTTRLAADLKLIDIFELAAVTPQGRRAGLETRLLSWSQTLRDVSDALAWHYFSHTEFSRANTTIRTVPHA; translated from the coding sequence ATGGCGACGCGAGAAACAAACGCCGATATGGATTCGCTCGTTCGGATGTACCGGCCGGCGGCGAACGCCTTTGACGAGATGGCGACGCGGGAAGGGCTGTTGCGTCCGCACTGGCAACCGTACGCATCGCTAATCGATCGGATCGGCGCGGCGGAATTCCAGCGCCGGCACGAGCAGGCGATGTCGCTGATCGAAGAGGACGGCGTCTCGTACAACGTGTACGGCGACGCGCGCGTGTCGCACCGTCCGTGGACGGTCGATCTCGTGCCGCAGATTCTCTCCGAGCAGGAATTCGCGGTCCTCGAACGCGGCATGGCGCAGCGCGCGGCGCTGCTCGATCACATTGCGCGCGACATCTACGGCCCGCAACGGCTTGTGCGCGAGGGGCTGCTGCCCGCGGAGTTCGTGTACGCGAACCCGGCGTTTCTCGTGCCGTGTCACGGGCTCGCGCCGCCGCTGGCCGCGTGGCTCCACTTTTTTGCCGCGGACCTGGCGCGCCGCGCGGACGGCACGTGGATGGTGGTGGCGGACCGGACGCAGGCGCCCTCGGGAGCGGGTTACGCGCTCGAAAACCGGCTGGTGACCACGCGCATCTTTTCGACGATTACGCAGGACTGCAACGCGCAGCGGCTCGCGGGGTTTTTCGAGCGGTTTCGCACGACGTTGCGCGAGCTTGCGCCATCGAACCGCGAGAACCCGACCATCGTATTGATGTCGCCGGGGCCGACGCACGAGACCTATTTCGAGCATTCGTACCTCGCGCGGTACCTGAACTTCACGCTGGTCGAAGACGATGACCTGACCGTGCGCGACAACTGCGTGTACCTGAAGACGCTCGAAGGGTTGTTGCGCGTCGACGTGATCCTGCGGCGCGTGGACGATCAGCTCTGCGATCCGCTCGAGTTCGGCACCGATTCCGCAACAGGGCTCGTGGGGCTGGTGCAGGCGGCGCACGCGGGCAATGTCGCGATCGCGAACGCGCTCGGGTGCGGCGCGTTGGAGGCGCCGGCGCTGCGCGCGTTGTTGCCCGCGCTGTGCAAGAGCGTCCTCGGCGAAGACCTCCGGTTGCCGTCGGTAACGACGTGGTGGTGCGCCCATCCCGATCACCTTCAATACACCATCGATCATTTCGATCAATTGTTGGTTGCGCCGGCGTTTTCCGGGCGCGGTTGGAACCCGACGCTTGTCGAGAACCTCAGCAGCCGCGAACGCGCGGCGCTGCTCGAATCGATCCACGCGCGGCCCTTCGATTTCGTCGCGCAGGAACGCGTGACGCCGTCGTCGGTGCCGGTGTGGAACGGGAACGGGTTGACGCCGCGCTACATGATGCTGCGATCGTACGCGGTGACCGCCGGCGACGACGCCTACGCGGTCATGCCGGGCGGGCTGACGCGGTTCAGCGAAACGCCGGACTCGCTCGTCATGTCGATGCAGCGCGGCGGCGGCAGCAAGGACACGTGGGCGCTCACCAGCGGGCCGGTCGATTCGCACAGCCTGCTTCCGCCCGCGGGCCAGCGCATCGACATCAAGCGCACGGTCAGCAATCTGCCGAGCCGCGCCGCGGACAATTTGTTCTGGCTGGGGCGGTACCTCGAACGGCTCGAGGGCACGTCGCGCACGATCCGCTGCGTGCTGTCGCGGCTGACGGACGAATCGGGCGGATCGTCCGGGCGCGAGTTGCCCGCGGTCGTGCGCAGCTTGTCGCTGGTGCTGCCGAACCCGCCGGGCGAAAACTGGTATGAGATGGAATTCAATCCGCGCGCCGTGGCGCGCCGCGTCGTCGCGGCGTTGTTCGATCGGACCTGGATCAACAGTGTGAGTTCGGTGTTCGCCACGCTGAACAATGTCGCGTGGGTGGTGCGCGACCGCCTGTCGCTCGATACGTGGCGCATCCTCGGCCGGTTGATGGAAGAATTTCCCGACACGGGGTTTCGCGAACCGCGCGCGGGCGAGGCGCTCGCGCTGCTCAACCAGGTGATCACGGACCTCGCGGCGTTCAGCGGGCTCGCCACGGAGAACATGACGCGCGGGCAGGGCTGGCGATTTCTCGATATCGGGCGGCGCGTCGAGCGCACGCTGAACACGGTCGAGCTGTTGCGATCGTGCCTTGTGATTCCGATCGATCCGGAGTCCGCCGTGTTGCAGGCAGCGCTCGAGATTTCGGACAGCGCGATGACGTACCGGTCGCGTTATGGCGGCAATCTGCAAACGCCCGCCGTGTTGGATTTGCTCGTTACGGACGATTCGAATCCGCGCGCGGTCGCGTTCCAGACCGAACGCCTCGCGCGCCACATCGATGCGCTGCCGCGCGAGAGGGCGTATCCGTTTGCGAGCCGCGAGCAGCAATTCACAACGCGGCTGGCCGCGGACCTCAAGCTGATCGATATCTTCGAGTTGGCGGCCGTCACGCCGCAGGGCCGCCGCGCCGGGTTGGAGACGCGGCTGCTGTCGTGGTCGCAGACGTTGCGCGACGTTTCGGACGCGCTGGCGTGGCACTATTTCAGTCACACCGAATTCTCGCGCGCGAATACGACAATTCGCACGGTGCCGCACGCATGA
- a CDS encoding Gfo/Idh/MocA family oxidoreductase codes for MDHNTLSRRAFLAAVTTSGVVAGCATRTNTARVVPRSVSPNERLNIAVVGCGGRGASNLRETSVENIVALCDVDAARAAEALAGYPGAKRYTDWRKLLDDSAAFDAVVVSTPDHMHAPIGVPAMRLGKHVYCEKPLTRTIDEARVMAATAKEYKVATQMGTQGVSFDNTRTGIEMLRAGVIGTPKEIHVWTDRALNWWPQGVERPADSPPVPDTLDWDLWLGVAPSRPYHPAYVPFKWRGWKDFGSGAIGDMGIHNAAIAYLGLQLGMPDGASIVASSPLCAETFPAWAELCLDFPAQGRNPALKLYWYDGGHKPPASLIDGDPVDANGCIIVGSEGTLYSIDWAGDRHVLYPKEKFKDYQPPTPALPRVKGHHQEWIDACKGGPAPMANFADFAAPMTEIMQLGNLALLTGRDLRWDTAAKYSPDCAEANTFVKPRYRQGWKIEGLG; via the coding sequence ATGGATCACAATACACTCAGCCGTCGGGCGTTTCTTGCCGCGGTTACGACGAGCGGGGTTGTTGCCGGTTGCGCTACGAGGACGAATACGGCTCGTGTCGTGCCGCGAAGCGTTTCGCCAAATGAGAGACTAAACATCGCTGTCGTTGGCTGTGGCGGACGCGGGGCGTCCAACCTGCGTGAGACGTCGGTCGAAAACATCGTCGCGTTGTGCGACGTCGACGCTGCGCGCGCGGCGGAGGCGCTTGCGGGATACCCCGGCGCGAAGCGCTACACGGACTGGCGAAAACTATTGGACGATTCGGCAGCGTTCGACGCGGTTGTTGTCAGCACGCCCGATCACATGCACGCGCCGATTGGCGTGCCGGCGATGCGTCTTGGCAAACACGTGTACTGCGAGAAGCCGCTGACGCGCACCATTGACGAGGCGCGCGTGATGGCGGCGACGGCGAAGGAATATAAAGTCGCGACGCAAATGGGCACGCAGGGCGTTTCGTTCGACAACACGCGGACGGGGATCGAGATGTTGCGCGCGGGCGTGATCGGCACGCCGAAGGAAATCCATGTGTGGACCGATCGCGCGCTGAACTGGTGGCCACAGGGCGTCGAGCGTCCGGCGGATTCACCGCCCGTGCCCGATACGCTGGATTGGGACCTGTGGCTCGGCGTCGCGCCGTCGCGGCCGTATCACCCGGCGTACGTCCCGTTCAAATGGCGCGGGTGGAAAGATTTTGGTTCCGGCGCGATCGGCGACATGGGCATTCACAACGCGGCGATCGCCTATCTTGGATTGCAGTTGGGCATGCCCGATGGCGCAAGCATTGTTGCGAGCTCGCCGCTGTGCGCGGAAACGTTTCCGGCGTGGGCGGAGTTATGTCTCGACTTTCCCGCGCAGGGGAGAAACCCCGCGTTGAAATTGTATTGGTACGACGGCGGGCATAAGCCACCGGCGTCGTTGATTGACGGCGATCCGGTCGATGCAAACGGATGCATCATCGTCGGAAGCGAGGGTACGCTGTACTCGATCGATTGGGCCGGCGACAGGCACGTGCTGTACCCAAAGGAAAAGTTCAAGGACTACCAACCGCCCACGCCGGCGTTGCCGCGCGTGAAGGGGCATCATCAAGAGTGGATCGACGCGTGCAAGGGCGGGCCCGCGCCCATGGCGAACTTCGCCGATTTTGCCGCGCCGATGACGGAGATCATGCAGTTGGGGAATCTTGCGCTGTTAACCGGGCGCGATCTGCGGTGGGACACGGCCGCCAAGTATTCGCCGGATTGCGCGGAGGCGAATACGTTTGTGAAACCGAGATACCGGCAGGGGTGGAAGATCGAGGGGCTGGGATAA
- a CDS encoding transglutaminase family protein has protein sequence MTYLIRHLTRYDYSETVPICYNRAHLSPRNDGHQRVLDKQLQVTPSSALFSEPRTDFFGNELTYFTVQEPHSSMEVTLHAQVDVDPVEYLDLNESLPWEDAVQASQETGHIDAYRFAFDSRFVGASAVLRAYAVPSFPAGRPLLAAVSDLTARIYRDFTYDPAATTVSTPLDEVMQNRRGVCQDFAHLEIGCLRSVGVPARYVSGYIYGGDVNGEPNLTGAQASHAWLSVFCPKFGWVDFDPTNNMIPSDLHITLAWGRDYDDVSPVRGVVLGGGEHTISVEVQIARA, from the coding sequence ATGACGTATTTGATTCGACACCTGACGCGCTACGATTACAGCGAGACCGTGCCGATTTGTTACAACCGCGCGCACCTCTCGCCGCGCAACGACGGGCACCAGCGTGTGCTCGACAAGCAGTTGCAGGTCACGCCGTCGAGCGCGCTGTTTTCCGAGCCGCGCACGGACTTCTTCGGCAACGAACTTACCTACTTCACGGTGCAGGAACCGCACAGCAGCATGGAGGTGACGCTGCACGCGCAAGTGGACGTGGATCCGGTGGAATACCTCGACCTGAACGAGTCGCTTCCGTGGGAAGACGCGGTCCAGGCGTCGCAGGAAACCGGCCATATCGATGCGTATCGGTTCGCGTTCGATTCGAGGTTCGTCGGGGCGTCGGCGGTGTTGCGTGCGTACGCGGTCCCGTCATTTCCCGCGGGGCGTCCGTTGTTGGCCGCGGTGTCCGACCTGACGGCGCGCATTTATCGCGACTTCACGTACGACCCGGCGGCGACGACCGTTTCAACGCCCCTCGATGAAGTGATGCAGAACCGGCGCGGCGTGTGCCAGGATTTCGCGCACCTCGAGATCGGGTGTTTGCGTTCGGTTGGTGTGCCCGCGCGCTACGTCAGCGGCTACATCTACGGCGGCGACGTGAACGGCGAACCCAACCTGACCGGCGCGCAGGCGTCGCACGCATGGCTGTCCGTGTTCTGTCCGAAGTTCGGCTGGGTGGATTTCGATCCGACGAACAACATGATCCCCAGCGACCTGCACATCACGCTTGCGTGGGGGCGCGACTACGACGACGTATCGCCCGTGCGCGGCGTTGTGCTCGGCGGCGGCGAACACACGATCAGCGTCGAGGTCCAGATCGCGAGGGCGTAG